One segment of Trypanosoma brucei brucei TREU927 chromosome 8, complete sequence DNA contains the following:
- a CDS encoding variant surface glycoprotein (VSG, atypical), putative, producing MHTTTVLQVIALLLSQRKAAAVAAGDNEHHFLDLCALIALTQRPIPELPETQQATTDYQEIQKLNISLSGTDWRKQFDKTGTPPKRAAYKPSGATEDSLRKERRPYWINAEDEIETDKGPEKILRSAGADGATQADRQRLLALLQPIAEAAASTFTEIENLKQASKALTAAAIHKKIQTATYGEQATAAADLTAAVFKAANGNPTNRKELCGDTTSASAKARTLTAFLYCICAGEQSQNAGGFKACSNAQPANADAQAALTNVHTAIQGLINVCPEPGNDKVTPDDITKLIAAVAGKTTSKAQQAFYGTFAATDCGGLSGSGLCVYYKTTTKADSKAYHNIQWKKQLSDAANDLRDQQLATQRLQGLLLQLKSLKKQAYNLRPQLEIYKKLQVTAGKSGTTQEAQAKKGDDCKQHTKNATCTENNCKWKATTEEAGTCEAKAEEQKSQGTGEGASGTSATTGCTRHGTDKTACENDKTGDKQNCAWRKGKDDEPDKETEKCRNGCFLVNNKFALMTASFASLVAF from the coding sequence ATGCACACCACCACCGTGCTACAGGTAATAGCGCTGCTACTGAGCCAGAgaaaagcagcggcagtaGCAGCAGGAGACAATGAACATCATTTTTTGGATCTATGTGCTCTAATTGCCCTAACACAGCGACCAATACCAGAGCTCCCAGAAACACAGCAGGCCACAACAGATTATCAAGAGATACAGAAACTGAACATCTCTCTAAGTGGCACAGACTGGCGAAAGCAGTTTGACAAGACGGGAACTCCGCCTAAGCGAGCAGCCTATAAACCATCTGGAGCTACCGAAGACAGCCTGAGAAAGGAACGGCGGCCATACTGGATAAACGCGGAAGATGAAATAGAAACAGACAAAGGGCCGGAAAAAATTCTAAGATCCGCAGGGGCAGACGGCGCAACGCAGGCAGACAGACAGCGACTGTTGGCTTTGTTGCAGCCGATTGCGGAGGCAGCAGCATCAACTTTCACTGAAATCGAAAATTTAAAACAAGCGTCAAAAGCTCTAACTGCAGCAGCAATCCACAAAAAGATTCAAACAGCCACATACGGAGAACaagcaacggcagcagcggaCTTGACAGCAGCCGTTTTCAAAGCAGCGAACGGCAACCCTACAAACCGAAAAGAACTCTGCGGCGACACAACGTCGGCTTCAGCTAAAGCAAGAACGCTAACCGCCTTTTTGTACTGTATTTGCGCGGGCGAACAGTCGCAAAACGCCGGCGGATTCAAGGCATGCAGCAATGCCCAGCCTGCGAATGCTGACGCGCAAGCCGCCTTAACAAATGTCCATACGGCCATACAAGGGCTAATAAACGTATGTCCGGAACCAGGAAATGACAAAGTAACACCCGACGACATAACAAAGCTGATAGCAGCGGTAGCAGGCAAGACGACAAGCAAAGCCCAGCAAGCTTTTTACGGCACTTTCGCGGCAACCGACTGCGGAGGACTGTCAGGCAGCGGATTGTGTGTTTACTACAAGACGACCACCAAGGCGGACAGCAAAGCGTATCACAACATACAGTGGAAAAAACAGCTCAGCGACGCCGCCAATGACCTCCGGGATCAACAGTTAGCGACTCAGCGGCTACAAGGCTTGCTTCTGCAATTAAAGTCCCTAAAGAAACAGGCCTACAACCTCAGGCCTCAGCTAGAGATTTACAAAAAACTACAGGTAACAGCGGGCAAGTCAGGCACAACACAAGAAGCGCAGGCCAAAAAAGGAGACGACTGCAAacagcacacaaaaaacGCGACCTGCACAGAaaataactgcaaatggaaaGCAACTACCGAGGAAGCAGGCACGTGTGAAGCCAAAGCGGAGGAACAGAAAAGCcaaggaacaggagagggAGCTTCAGGGACATCAGCTACAACTGGCTGTACAAGGCACGGAACTGATAAGACtgcttgtgaaaatgacaaaacaggcgacAAGCAAAATTGCGCATggagaaaaggtaaagatGATGAGCCTGAcaaggaaacagaaaagtgcCGAAATGGTTGTTTTCtagtaaataataaatttgCTCTGATGACTGCTAGTTTTGCGAGTTTGGTAGCATTTTAA